Genomic DNA from Desulfobotulus mexicanus:
AATGGCTGGACAGTGAAGGAAGACCCATCATCCGCAAAATTCTCAATACCCGCCACACCACCCATTATTATTCCTGGCAGCACCCCGGTGAGCCAGCCCCTCGGGAAAAGATCGTCCTATCCGCCCATATACCGGAACTGGACCTTGTGGTGGCCGCAACCGGTTATATGGAAGAATTTAACAGGCCCTTAAAAAATCTCGGACAGACCCTTGCCGCAGGCTTTTTTCTCTGCATTATTGCCCTGATTCCCCTGACAATATTGCTTGGCAGATCCATCACAAAGCCCATTGAAAGCCTTGTGCGCACCATGCAGGAAGCTGAAAAAGGAGATTTTTCCATACGCGCCCCTATCCTTGCAGGTGGGGAATCCGGTGAACTGGCGCGCTGCTTCAACCACTTCATGGAATATATACAAAGGGGAAGAAACACCCTGCAAAGGGAAATCACCCAGCGCAGGGAATCCGAAGAAAAGGCCAGAGCACTGGCCCGTTTTCCCGATGAAAACCCTAACCCTGTAATGCGTATTAAAAAAGATTATACACTGGACTACATGAACAGGGCCGCCGTGGAACAGCTTAGCGGAGAAAACCTTTCCATAGGAAAAATCATCCCTGAACCCTGGCATAAAATTGTCCGGGGATGTACCCGGACAAAGGAATGCGGCTCAGTCGAGGCGGAAGTTGCTGACCGGGTATTTCTTTTTACGGCAAGTCCCCTTTCCGACGGAAAGGCATGGTATCTTTACGGGCATGAGATCACCGAAAAAAAAGCCTACGAACGCTTGCTGCTACTTTCGGATACGGTTTTTGAAAATACCATTGAAGGTATCTGCATCACGGATGCGGACATGAACATCGAAAGGATCAATCCGGCCTTCACAGCCATCACGGGCTATGGCCCTGAAGAGGTCATGGGACAGAACCCAAGAATTCTAAAATCCGATGTTCATCCTCCCGGTTTTTATAAAAAAGTATGGCAAGCCCTTCTGGAAAAAGGAGAGTGGAGCGGAGAGATATGGAACCGAAGAAAAAATGGAGAAACCTATCCCCAGTGGCTGGCCATCACGGGCATTCCCAATGAGAAAGGTAAAACTATCCGATACATGGCAGTTTTCCATGATATCAGTGAGCTGAAAACCAGTAAAGAAGCCCTTCATTTTCAGACCTTTTATGATGCCCTGACCGGCCTTGCCAACCGAAGGCTACTCACGGAACAACTGGAAAGAAGCCTTGCCCATGCAAAAGACCAGAAAGAAAAAATTGCCGTATTCTTTCTGGATATCGATAATTTCAAAACTGTAAACGATTCCCTGGGACACCTGACAGGCGACCGCATCCTCAAAGAAATTGCCAGACGACTCACCTTCATGCTGGAGGAAGATGAAATTCTGGCCCGCTTTGCCGGAGACAAATTTATTCTTGCAAGCCCCCTTATTCAGAATTCCCAGGCCGCCATTCATATTGCCCGCAGAATACGTGAAACCCTGGAAAAACCCTTTGATCTGGAAGAACGGGAATATTATGCCTCCCTCAGCATGGGCATTGCCATCTTTCCCGATGACGGAAAAAATGAAGAAATCCTCATTAAAAATGCCGAAACAGCCATGTACCGGGCCAAGCAGACAGGCAAAAATACCTTTACCCTCTTTTCTCCGGAAATGAACTCCCTTGCCATCCATCGCATGGACATGGAAAGCCAGCTCAGAAAAGCCCTTGAAAACAATGAATTGCATCTGGTTTAT
This window encodes:
- a CDS encoding EAL domain-containing protein, giving the protein MSFIRHFQNLPIRNRMLVSYLTAFIIALSLAGLGAHTLLRITIENHIRNTFESTTGTIHNLVRTAGNVSIRNHLRTVVETNIRFLHTLQTEVIEGNLSEEEAKNQARSFFHSQPIGHTGYVYVLNSGGILQHHMDESLVGEDMSHFEFVRFQKKNKDGYIEYDWKNPGETKTRPKALHMGYFEPWDWIVSASSYREEFRDLLRVEDFRKSIEDLKFGETGYAMLLDTKGELLIHPIYEPQNIEEWLDSEGRPIIRKILNTRHTTHYYSWQHPGEPAPREKIVLSAHIPELDLVVAATGYMEEFNRPLKNLGQTLAAGFFLCIIALIPLTILLGRSITKPIESLVRTMQEAEKGDFSIRAPILAGGESGELARCFNHFMEYIQRGRNTLQREITQRRESEEKARALARFPDENPNPVMRIKKDYTLDYMNRAAVEQLSGENLSIGKIIPEPWHKIVRGCTRTKECGSVEAEVADRVFLFTASPLSDGKAWYLYGHEITEKKAYERLLLLSDTVFENTIEGICITDADMNIERINPAFTAITGYGPEEVMGQNPRILKSDVHPPGFYKKVWQALLEKGEWSGEIWNRRKNGETYPQWLAITGIPNEKGKTIRYMAVFHDISELKTSKEALHFQTFYDALTGLANRRLLTEQLERSLAHAKDQKEKIAVFFLDIDNFKTVNDSLGHLTGDRILKEIARRLTFMLEEDEILARFAGDKFILASPLIQNSQAAIHIARRIRETLEKPFDLEEREYYASLSMGIAIFPDDGKNEEILIKNAETAMYRAKQTGKNTFTLFSPEMNSLAIHRMDMESQLRKALENNELHLVYQPKVNLYSGKIIGAEALLRWQPSNGPPVSPMTFIPIAEETGLILPISSWVLEKAMQEAVIWKERGFHDLSIAINISASQFKQQELTAEIDALLKKTGLRPEQLELELTESIIMQDAEAAIATLSRFNRMGIRFAIDDFGTGYSSLSYLKRFPIQVLKIDKSFIQEIPGNKDDASIVLSILSLAHNLGLKVVAEGVETEEQLDFLRSKNCDMMQGYLFSKPLLPEDFRYLIDQNAGIRPMTVL